From the genome of Pristiophorus japonicus isolate sPriJap1 unplaced genomic scaffold, sPriJap1.hap1 HAP1_SCAFFOLD_515, whole genome shotgun sequence, one region includes:
- the LOC139253822 gene encoding dehydrogenase/reductase SDR family member 1-like encodes MAKALIGKVCIVTGASRGIGKGIALQLGEAGATVYITGRNMDTLQAAAKEVEARGGSCVPVVCDSSKEEQVSALFGRVKQEQGGRLDILVNNAYAAVQGILSNHGKRFWELPASVWDDINNVGLRGHYICSVYAAQMMVEAKQGLIVVISSMGGLRYIFSVAYGVGKAACDRMAQDCALELRRDGVSYVSLWPGAVRTETVIDQIVNREAKTKAEQRVSESRLLYEEIVY; translated from the exons ATGGCCAAAGCGCTGATTGGGAAAGTGTGCATCGTGACGGGAGCCTCCCGGGGCATCGGCAAAGGGATCGCCTTGCAGCTGGGAGAGGCTGGAGCCACCGTCTACATCACCGGCCGCAACATGGACACGCTGCAGGCGGCGGCAAAGGAG GTGGAGGCGCGTGGAGGGAGCTGTGTGCCCGTGGTGTGCGATTCCTCCAAGGAGGAGCAGGTTAGCGCCCTCTTTGGCCGGGTGAAGCAAGAGCAGGGGGGCCGCTTGGACATTCTGGTCAACAATGCCTACGCGGCAGTCCAG GGAATACTCAGTAACCATGGAAAGAGATTCTGGGAGCTGCCGGCCTCTGTCTGGGATGACATCAATAACGTTGGTCTGCG GGGGCACTATATCTGCTCGGTGTATGCTGCTCAGATGATGGTTGAAGCGAAGCAAGGACTCATCGTCGTCATCTCCTCGATGGGTGGCCTGCGCTACATCTTCAGCGTGGCGTACGGAGTCGGCAAGGCCGCG tGTGACCGTATGGCCCAGGACTGTGCCCTGGAGTTACGGAGAGACGGTGTGTCGTATGTATCTCTGTGGCCCGGTGCAGTCCGCACCGAAACAGTGATCGACCAGATCGTCAACCGGGAAGCCAAAACCAAAGCGGAGCAGCGGGTGAGTGAGTCG aggctcctttacgaggagatcgtttattaa